One part of the Solea solea chromosome 1, fSolSol10.1, whole genome shotgun sequence genome encodes these proteins:
- the LOC131469788 gene encoding cold-inducible RNA-binding protein-like isoform X5, giving the protein MSDEGKLFVGGLSYDTDEDSLNDTFSKYGTIDKVDVIRDRETGRSRGFGFVKYSNPDDAKDAILGMNGKNLDGRTIRVDEAGKSGPRKGFSTGSRGGGGGGGGGYFGGSRGRGRGYSRDFEGGGGYGDKGYGDRSYGGDRSFGGGDRSFGGGSSGGGGGYRSGGYSNSYRENRSSRNEGNDSYASHE; this is encoded by the exons ATGTCGGATGAGGGTAAATTGTTCGTTGGAGGGCTGAGCTACGACACCGACGAGGACTCGCTCAACGATACCTTCAGCAAATATGGAACCATCGACAAAG TGGATGTGATCAGGGACCGAGAGACGGGGAGATCACGCGGATTTGGCTTTGTGAAGTACTCCAACCCCGACGACGCAAAGGACGCCATCTTAGGCATGAATGGCAAG AATCTAGATGGTCGCACTATTCGTGTGGATGAAGCAGGAAAGAGTGGACCCAGGAAAGGTTTCAGCACAGGCTcacgtggtggtggtggaggtggcggTGGCGGTTATTTTGGAGGATCCCGGGGGAGAGGCCGTGGTTACTCACGAG ACTTTGAAGGTGGTGGAGGCTACGGCGACAAGGGATACGGCGACAGGAGTTATGGTGGTGACCGAAGCTTCGGAGGTGGAGACAGGAGCTTTGGTGGTGGCAGCAGCGGTGGCGGAGGAGGATACAGGAGTGGAGGATACTCCAATAGCTACAGAGAAAATCG GTCATCcagaaatgaaggaaatgaCAGCTATG CTTCACACGAGTAA
- the LOC131469788 gene encoding cold-inducible RNA-binding protein-like isoform X6, giving the protein MSDEGKLFVGGLSYDTDEDSLNDTFSKYGTIDKVDVIRDRETGRSRGFGFVKYSNPDDAKDAILGMNGKNLDGRTIRVDEAGKSGPRKGFSTGSRGGGGGGGGGYFGGSRGRGRGYSRDFEGGGGYGDKGYGDRSYGGDRSFGGGDRSFGGGSSGGGGGYRSGGYSNSYRENRSSRNEGNDSYE; this is encoded by the exons ATGTCGGATGAGGGTAAATTGTTCGTTGGAGGGCTGAGCTACGACACCGACGAGGACTCGCTCAACGATACCTTCAGCAAATATGGAACCATCGACAAAG TGGATGTGATCAGGGACCGAGAGACGGGGAGATCACGCGGATTTGGCTTTGTGAAGTACTCCAACCCCGACGACGCAAAGGACGCCATCTTAGGCATGAATGGCAAG AATCTAGATGGTCGCACTATTCGTGTGGATGAAGCAGGAAAGAGTGGACCCAGGAAAGGTTTCAGCACAGGCTcacgtggtggtggtggaggtggcggTGGCGGTTATTTTGGAGGATCCCGGGGGAGAGGCCGTGGTTACTCACGAG ACTTTGAAGGTGGTGGAGGCTACGGCGACAAGGGATACGGCGACAGGAGTTATGGTGGTGACCGAAGCTTCGGAGGTGGAGACAGGAGCTTTGGTGGTGGCAGCAGCGGTGGCGGAGGAGGATACAGGAGTGGAGGATACTCCAATAGCTACAGAGAAAATCG GTCATCcagaaatgaaggaaatgaCAGCTATG AATGA
- the LOC131469788 gene encoding cold-inducible RNA-binding protein-like isoform X4, with protein sequence MSDEGKLFVGGLSYDTDEDSLNDTFSKYGTIDKVDVIRDRETGRSRGFGFVKYSNPDDAKDAILGMNGKNLDGRTIRVDEAGKSGPRKGFSTGSRGGGGGGGGGYFGGSRGRGRGYSRDFEGGGGYGDKGYGDRSYGGDRSFGGGDRSFGGGSSGGGGGYRSGGYSNSYRENRGGYRSSRNEGNDSYE encoded by the exons ATGTCGGATGAGGGTAAATTGTTCGTTGGAGGGCTGAGCTACGACACCGACGAGGACTCGCTCAACGATACCTTCAGCAAATATGGAACCATCGACAAAG TGGATGTGATCAGGGACCGAGAGACGGGGAGATCACGCGGATTTGGCTTTGTGAAGTACTCCAACCCCGACGACGCAAAGGACGCCATCTTAGGCATGAATGGCAAG AATCTAGATGGTCGCACTATTCGTGTGGATGAAGCAGGAAAGAGTGGACCCAGGAAAGGTTTCAGCACAGGCTcacgtggtggtggtggaggtggcggTGGCGGTTATTTTGGAGGATCCCGGGGGAGAGGCCGTGGTTACTCACGAG ACTTTGAAGGTGGTGGAGGCTACGGCGACAAGGGATACGGCGACAGGAGTTATGGTGGTGACCGAAGCTTCGGAGGTGGAGACAGGAGCTTTGGTGGTGGCAGCAGCGGTGGCGGAGGAGGATACAGGAGTGGAGGATACTCCAATAGCTACAGAGAAAATCG GGGCGGATACAGGTCATCcagaaatgaaggaaatgaCAGCTATG AATGA
- the LOC131469788 gene encoding cold-inducible RNA-binding protein-like isoform X3 has translation MSDEGKLFVGGLSYDTDEDSLNDTFSKYGTIDKVDVIRDRETGRSRGFGFVKYSNPDDAKDAILGMNGKNLDGRTIRVDEAGKSGPRKGFSTGSRGGGGGGGGGYFGGSRGRGRGYSRDFEGGGGYGDKGYGDRSYGGDRSFGGGDRSFGGGSSGGGGGYRSGGYSNSYRENRGGYRSSRNEGNDSYASHE, from the exons ATGTCGGATGAGGGTAAATTGTTCGTTGGAGGGCTGAGCTACGACACCGACGAGGACTCGCTCAACGATACCTTCAGCAAATATGGAACCATCGACAAAG TGGATGTGATCAGGGACCGAGAGACGGGGAGATCACGCGGATTTGGCTTTGTGAAGTACTCCAACCCCGACGACGCAAAGGACGCCATCTTAGGCATGAATGGCAAG AATCTAGATGGTCGCACTATTCGTGTGGATGAAGCAGGAAAGAGTGGACCCAGGAAAGGTTTCAGCACAGGCTcacgtggtggtggtggaggtggcggTGGCGGTTATTTTGGAGGATCCCGGGGGAGAGGCCGTGGTTACTCACGAG ACTTTGAAGGTGGTGGAGGCTACGGCGACAAGGGATACGGCGACAGGAGTTATGGTGGTGACCGAAGCTTCGGAGGTGGAGACAGGAGCTTTGGTGGTGGCAGCAGCGGTGGCGGAGGAGGATACAGGAGTGGAGGATACTCCAATAGCTACAGAGAAAATCG GGGCGGATACAGGTCATCcagaaatgaaggaaatgaCAGCTATG CTTCACACGAGTAA
- the LOC131469788 gene encoding uncharacterized protein LOC131469788 isoform X2, with protein sequence MVALFVWMKQERVDPGKVSAQAHVVVVEVAVAVILEDPGGEAVVTHETLKVVEATATRDTATGVMVVTEASEVETGALVVAAAVAEEDTGVEDTPIATEKIGHPEMKEMTAMNEQTGITWSPQRRCAALNGSSNAIDQALWHFTNQPQSCLVFSKGHHPPFNTLFKPSGLAGAHRRNPAKDEVNLLGSRVQSTLAR encoded by the exons ATGGTCGCACTATTCGTGTGGATGAAGCAGGAAAGAGTGGACCCAGGAAAGGTTTCAGCACAGGCTcacgtggtggtggtggaggtggcggTGGCGGTTATTTTGGAGGATCCCGGGGGAGAGGCCGTGGTTACTCACGAG ACTTTGAAGGTGGTGGAGGCTACGGCGACAAGGGATACGGCGACAGGAGTTATGGTGGTGACCGAAGCTTCGGAGGTGGAGACAGGAGCTTTGGTGGTGGCAGCAGCGGTGGCGGAGGAGGATACAGGAGTGGAGGATACTCCAATAGCTACAGAGAAAATCG GTCATCcagaaatgaaggaaatgaCAGCTATG AATGAACAGACGGGCATCACGTGGTCTCCACAACGCAGGTGTGCAGCTTTAAATGGCAGCAGTAATGCAATCGATCAg gcactCTGGCATTTTACCAATCAGCCTCAGAGCTGCCTAGTTTTCTCCAAGGGGCACCACCCACCCTTTAACACCCTGTTTAAACCCTCTGGTCTGGCCGGTGCTCACAGAAGGAACCCGGCAAAAGATGAAGTAAACCTCTTGGGCTCCAGAGTGCAGAGCACCTTG GCGAGGTGa
- the LOC131469788 gene encoding uncharacterized protein LOC131469788 isoform X1 produces the protein MVALFVWMKQERVDPGKVSAQAHVVVVEVAVAVILEDPGGEAVVTHETLKVVEATATRDTATGVMVVTEASEVETGALVVAAAVAEEDTGVEDTPIATEKIGADTGHPEMKEMTAMNEQTGITWSPQRRCAALNGSSNAIDQALWHFTNQPQSCLVFSKGHHPPFNTLFKPSGLAGAHRRNPAKDEVNLLGSRVQSTLAR, from the exons ATGGTCGCACTATTCGTGTGGATGAAGCAGGAAAGAGTGGACCCAGGAAAGGTTTCAGCACAGGCTcacgtggtggtggtggaggtggcggTGGCGGTTATTTTGGAGGATCCCGGGGGAGAGGCCGTGGTTACTCACGAG ACTTTGAAGGTGGTGGAGGCTACGGCGACAAGGGATACGGCGACAGGAGTTATGGTGGTGACCGAAGCTTCGGAGGTGGAGACAGGAGCTTTGGTGGTGGCAGCAGCGGTGGCGGAGGAGGATACAGGAGTGGAGGATACTCCAATAGCTACAGAGAAAATCG GGGCGGATACAGGTCATCcagaaatgaaggaaatgaCAGCTATG AATGAACAGACGGGCATCACGTGGTCTCCACAACGCAGGTGTGCAGCTTTAAATGGCAGCAGTAATGCAATCGATCAg gcactCTGGCATTTTACCAATCAGCCTCAGAGCTGCCTAGTTTTCTCCAAGGGGCACCACCCACCCTTTAACACCCTGTTTAAACCCTCTGGTCTGGCCGGTGCTCACAGAAGGAACCCGGCAAAAGATGAAGTAAACCTCTTGGGCTCCAGAGTGCAGAGCACCTTG GCGAGGTGa
- the LOC131469818 gene encoding cold-inducible RNA-binding protein B-like isoform X1, with protein sequence MSDEGKLFVGGLSFETTEDSLSNAFSRFGSIDKVDVIRDKETGRSRGFGFVKYDNPEDAKDAMAEMNGSTVDGRAIRVDEAGKGPPRKGLQTGSRGGRFGGSRGRGRGYSRGEDQNDYEGGGYYAERGYRDRSYGDRSFGGGDRSYSGGSGGGGGGGGYRSGGYSNSYRDRGQGGYGDRSGSYREGYDSYASNE encoded by the exons ATGTCGGACGAGGGTAAATTATTCGTTGGAGGACTGAGCTTCGAAACGACCGAAGATTCTCTCTCCAATGCCTTCAGCAGATTCGGAAGCATCGACAAAG TCGATGTgatcagagacaaagagacggGGAGATCTCGTGGCTTTGGCTTTGTGAAGTACGATAATCCTGAAGATGCAAAAGATGCTATGGCGGAGATGAACGGCAGT ACTGTGGACGGCAGGGCTATTCGGGTGGATGAAGCAGGAAAGGGTCCACCCAGAAAAGGTCTCCAGACTGGCTCACGTGGTGGTCGTTTCGGAGGATCCCGGGGGAGAGGCCGTGGTTACTCACGCGGTGAGGACCAAAATG ACTATGAAGGGGGCGGATACTATGCAGAGCGGGGATACCGTGACAGGAGTTATGGCGACCGCAGCTTCGGAGGTGGAGACAGGAGCTACAGTGGGGGCAgcggtggtggaggaggaggaggaggatacagGAGTGGGGGATACTCCAATAGCTACAGAGATAG GGGTCAGGGTGGATACGGTGATCGCTCTGGATCCTACCGTGAAGGATATGACAGCTATG CTTCAAACGAGTAA
- the LOC131469818 gene encoding cold-inducible RNA-binding protein-like isoform X2: MSDEGKLFVGGLSFETTEDSLSNAFSRFGSIDKVDVIRDKETGRSRGFGFVKYDNPEDAKDAMAEMNGSTVDGRAIRVDEAGKGPPRKGLQTGSRGGRFGGSRGRGRGYSRDYEGGGYYAERGYRDRSYGDRSFGGGDRSYSGGSGGGGGGGGYRSGGYSNSYRDRGQGGYGDRSGSYREGYDSYASNE, encoded by the exons ATGTCGGACGAGGGTAAATTATTCGTTGGAGGACTGAGCTTCGAAACGACCGAAGATTCTCTCTCCAATGCCTTCAGCAGATTCGGAAGCATCGACAAAG TCGATGTgatcagagacaaagagacggGGAGATCTCGTGGCTTTGGCTTTGTGAAGTACGATAATCCTGAAGATGCAAAAGATGCTATGGCGGAGATGAACGGCAGT ACTGTGGACGGCAGGGCTATTCGGGTGGATGAAGCAGGAAAGGGTCCACCCAGAAAAGGTCTCCAGACTGGCTCACGTGGTGGTCGTTTCGGAGGATCCCGGGGGAGAGGCCGTGGTTACTCACGCG ACTATGAAGGGGGCGGATACTATGCAGAGCGGGGATACCGTGACAGGAGTTATGGCGACCGCAGCTTCGGAGGTGGAGACAGGAGCTACAGTGGGGGCAgcggtggtggaggaggaggaggaggatacagGAGTGGGGGATACTCCAATAGCTACAGAGATAG GGGTCAGGGTGGATACGGTGATCGCTCTGGATCCTACCGTGAAGGATATGACAGCTATG CTTCAAACGAGTAA
- the ndufa13 gene encoding NADH dehydrogenase [ubiquinone] 1 alpha subcomplex subunit 13, which translates to MAGSKVKQDMPPPGGYAAFDYKRNLPKRGLSGYSMFGIGLGIMAFGYWKMIKWNRERRRYNFEELEARIAMMPLMLAEHDRRTLRMLRENLEEEAIIMKDVPGWKVGERVFHTDRWATPLTPELFNLRPREEFLHKRFGFLEYV; encoded by the exons ATGGCGGGGTCCAAGGTGAAGCAGGACATGCCTCCTCCGGGAGGCTATGCCGCTTTCGATTACAAAAGAAACCTTCCGAAACGAGGACTCTCTG GATACAGCATGTTCGGCATTGGCCTAGGCATCATGGCGTTTGGTTACTGGAAGATGATCAAATGGAACAGGGAAAGGAG ACGCTATAACTTTGAAGAGTTGGAAGCGAGGATAGCAATGATGCCCCTGATGCTGGCAGAGCATGATCGAAG GACCTTACGAATGCTGAGGGAAAATCTAGAAGAGGAGGCCATTATCATGAAGGATGTTCCAGGCTGGAAG GTTGGTGAGCGCGTCTTTCACACAGATCGCTGGGCCACCCCCCTGACACCAGAGCTGTTCAACCTCCGGCCCCGTGAGGAGTTTTTGCACAAGCGTTTCGGCTTCTTGGAGTATGTGTAA
- the LOC131455267 gene encoding transcriptional repressor p66 alpha-like isoform X2, whose translation MSEEAVRQTRSQKRLLEKEVAPQSGELSDAENESKKPKLDLSGTAAQAQSEPEPDPALLQDGQNRTSPESEMELEQSRLQLPLVLPLASQQVKDDQDLTRGQHTAEPHTAEPHTAEPHTADPHTADPHTAEPHTAETKSDNQTDCNNKVNKMESAIDTRNQARPTESKASSGMLAAGEVKATIKVEVQTGEQPVDMSTSKGIKKEKHPPSSEDDDVIILSDNDSPSPPMNGLSHIKELDTDLLMKSSPAEREQIIKQLKEELRLEEAKLVLLKKLRQSQIQRDTLQKHSGLCGSSAPPPLIRGTIASNKGSQQILTGRSSGTVIPPPLVRGGQQVLSKHGSQIIIPPLIGGAQIQALRQQHQQQQQQQHQQHQQQQLSAASGGSGPPPLILGPRTSTTALQGQRGLVQSGLIRVGNSANMLASAVNLKGSPSGGSSVSGVSVNDSPASRQAAAKLALRKQLEKTLLEIPPPKPPAPEFNFLPSAANNEFIYLVGLEEVVHNLLDTIHRGKTGVALSKPVVKEPFICSQCKTDFTCRWRQDKTKGGTMLCEDCMSSNQKKALKAEHTSRLKAAFVKALQQEQEIEQRIIQQTSSLVSHGSSSSSSSTSSSMKAEQLVSQHLKQVHARASSLQHHHQASRAANIIHHHSIKQSSEGQLSHGGSSVGVRGVPHSFSSSSQLQSAVAAAALVSRPGVTMAYVNPSLTGHKMSATVDARQREYLLGMIPSRSNISQTANTWK comes from the exons ATGTCTGAGGAGGCCGTCCGCCAGACAAGGAGCCAGAAGAGGCTACTGGAGAAGGAGGTTGCTCCACAGTCTGGAGAACTCTCAGATGctgaaaatgaaagcaaaaaGCCTAAATTGGACCTTTCTGGAACCGCAGCACAAGCACAATCTGAACCAGAACCCGACCCTGCTTTGCTGCAGGACGGTCAGAACAGGACTAGCCCCGAATCAGAGATGGAGCTAGAGCAGAGCCGGCTGCAGTTACCCTTAGTGTTACCATTGGCCTCCCAGCAGGTGAAGGATGATCAAGATCTAACCAGGGGACAGCACACGGCTGAACCACACACGGCTGAACCACACACGGCTGAACCACACACGGCTGACCCACACACGGCTGACCCACACACAGCTGAACCACACACAGCTGAAACCAAATCAGACAATCAGACTGACTGCAACAATAAAGTCAACAAGATGGAGTCCGCTATCGATACAAGGAACCAGGCCAGACCAACAGAGTCAAAGGCGTCCAGTGGCATGCTAGCTGCAGGCGAGGTGAAGGCCACCATTAAAGTGGAAGTTCAGACGGGAGAGCAGCCTGTGGACATGAGCACATCCAAAGG tataaaaaaggagaaacacCCACCATCCTCTGAGGACGATGATGTGATCATCTTGTCAGATAATGACTCCCCAAGTCCTCCCATGAATGGCCTGAGCCACATTAAGGAGCTGGACACGGACCTCCTCATG AAGAGCAGCCCGGCGGAAAGGGAGCAAATTATCAAGCAGCTGAAGGAGGAGTTGAGACTGGAGGAAGCCAAACTGGTTCTCCTGAAGAAACTCCGACAGAGCCAGATACAGAGGGACACTCTCCAGAAG caCTCAGGTCTGTGcggctcctctgctcctcctcctttgaTTCGAGGAACGATTGCAAGCAATAAAGGTTCTCAGCAG ATCTTGACAGGCAGGAGTTCAGGCACGGTCATCCCTCCGCCACTGGTGAGAGGAGGACAGCAGGTATTGTCCAAACATGGCTCCCAGATCATCATCCCACCTCTGATTGGAGGGGCACAG ATCCAGGCTCTCcgtcagcagcatcagcagcagcagcagcagcagcatcagcagcatcagcagcagcagttgtcgGCAGCCTCCGGAGGTTCAGGACCCCCTCCTCTTATTTTGGGCCCCAGGACCTCAACCACTGCATTACAGGGCCAGAGAGGCTTGGTCCAGTCTGGCCTCATCAGAGTTGGAAATAGTGCTAACATGCTG GCCTCGGCAGTTAATTTGAAAGGCTCCCCctcaggaggcagcagtgtgtctgGGGTCAGTGTGAACGACTCTCCAGCCAGTCGCCAAGCTGCTGCTAAACTCGCGCTACGGAAACAATTGGAAAAGACCCTCTTGGAGATCCCACCGCCCAAGCCCCCCGCCCCAGAGTTCAACTTCCTACCCTCAGCAGCCAATAATGAGTTCATCTACCTGGTAGGACTTGAGGAAGTGGTGCATAACCTGCTGGATACTATCCATAGAG GAAAGACAGGTGTAGCACTGTCCAAGCCTGTCGTCAAAGAGCCTTTCATCTGTAGTCAGTGCAAGACGGACTTCACCTGCCGCTGGAGGCAAGACAAGACTAAAGGTGGAACAATGCTCTGTGAAGACTGCATGTCGTCCAATCAGAAAAAGGCTCTGAAAGCGGAGCATACCAGCAGGCTGAAAGCTGCGTTTGTTAAAGCGCTGCAACAAGAGCAGGAAATCGAGCAGCGGATCATTCAGCAGACGTCTTCGCTGGTCTCCCACGGtagctcctcgtcctcttcatcGACGTCTTCATCGATGAAGGCAGAGCAGCTTGTGTCTCAGCATCTGAAACAGGTTCATGCCAGAGCGTCCTCCCTGCAGCACCACCACCAGGCCAGTCGAGCAGCCAACATCATTCACCATCACTCCATTAAGCAG AGTTCCGAGGGACAGCTGTCCCACGGTGGCTCATCAGTGGGGGTGAGAGGTGTCCCCcattccttctcctcctcctcccagctgcAGAGTGCAGTGGCGGCCGCAGCCTTGGTCAGCCGGCCAG GGGTGACCATGGCCTACGTGAACCCCAGCCTGACAGGTCACAAGATGTCCGCCACTGTGGACGCTCGTCAGAGGGAGTACCTGCTGGGAATGATCCCCTCGCGCTCGAACATCTCGCAGACTGCAAACACATGGAAATAA
- the LOC131455267 gene encoding transcriptional repressor p66 alpha-like isoform X1, whose protein sequence is MSEEAVRQTRSQKRLLEKEVAPQSGELSDAENESKKPKLDLSGTAAQAQSEPEPDPALLQDGQNRTSPESEMELEQSRLQLPLVLPLASQQVKDDQDLTRGQHTAEPHTAEPHTAEPHTADPHTADPHTAEPHTAETKSDNQTDCNNKVNKMESAIDTRNQARPTESKASSGMLAAGEVKATIKVEVQTGEQPVDMSTSKGIKKEKHPPSSEDDDVIILSDNDSPSPPMNGLSHIKELDTDLLMKSSPAEREQIIKQLKEELRLEEAKLVLLKKLRQSQIQRDTLQKHSGLCGSSAPPPLIRGTIASNKGSQQILTGRSSGTVIPPPLVRGGQQVLSKHGSQIIIPPLIGGAQIQALRQQHQQQQQQQHQQHQQQQLSAASGGSGPPPLILGPRTSTTALQGQRGLVQSGLIRVGNSANMLASAVNLKGSPSGGSSVSGVSVNDSPASRQAAAKLALRKQLEKTLLEIPPPKPPAPEFNFLPSAANNEFIYLVGLEEVVHNLLDTIHRGKTGVALSKPVVKEPFICSQCKTDFTCRWRQDKTKGGTMLCEDCMSSNQKKALKAEHTSRLKAAFVKALQQEQEIEQRIIQQTSSLVSHGSSSSSSSTSSSMKAEQLVSQHLKQVHARASSLQHHHQASRAANIIHHHSIKQSSEGQLSHGGSSVGVRGVPHSFSSSSQLQSAVAAAALVSRPGKHAHVSQRSVQSSKVSSSGFRGGRHISGGSASSTAWKKQSNSSKGVTMAYVNPSLTGHKMSATVDARQREYLLGMIPSRSNISQTANTWK, encoded by the exons ATGTCTGAGGAGGCCGTCCGCCAGACAAGGAGCCAGAAGAGGCTACTGGAGAAGGAGGTTGCTCCACAGTCTGGAGAACTCTCAGATGctgaaaatgaaagcaaaaaGCCTAAATTGGACCTTTCTGGAACCGCAGCACAAGCACAATCTGAACCAGAACCCGACCCTGCTTTGCTGCAGGACGGTCAGAACAGGACTAGCCCCGAATCAGAGATGGAGCTAGAGCAGAGCCGGCTGCAGTTACCCTTAGTGTTACCATTGGCCTCCCAGCAGGTGAAGGATGATCAAGATCTAACCAGGGGACAGCACACGGCTGAACCACACACGGCTGAACCACACACGGCTGAACCACACACGGCTGACCCACACACGGCTGACCCACACACAGCTGAACCACACACAGCTGAAACCAAATCAGACAATCAGACTGACTGCAACAATAAAGTCAACAAGATGGAGTCCGCTATCGATACAAGGAACCAGGCCAGACCAACAGAGTCAAAGGCGTCCAGTGGCATGCTAGCTGCAGGCGAGGTGAAGGCCACCATTAAAGTGGAAGTTCAGACGGGAGAGCAGCCTGTGGACATGAGCACATCCAAAGG tataaaaaaggagaaacacCCACCATCCTCTGAGGACGATGATGTGATCATCTTGTCAGATAATGACTCCCCAAGTCCTCCCATGAATGGCCTGAGCCACATTAAGGAGCTGGACACGGACCTCCTCATG AAGAGCAGCCCGGCGGAAAGGGAGCAAATTATCAAGCAGCTGAAGGAGGAGTTGAGACTGGAGGAAGCCAAACTGGTTCTCCTGAAGAAACTCCGACAGAGCCAGATACAGAGGGACACTCTCCAGAAG caCTCAGGTCTGTGcggctcctctgctcctcctcctttgaTTCGAGGAACGATTGCAAGCAATAAAGGTTCTCAGCAG ATCTTGACAGGCAGGAGTTCAGGCACGGTCATCCCTCCGCCACTGGTGAGAGGAGGACAGCAGGTATTGTCCAAACATGGCTCCCAGATCATCATCCCACCTCTGATTGGAGGGGCACAG ATCCAGGCTCTCcgtcagcagcatcagcagcagcagcagcagcagcatcagcagcatcagcagcagcagttgtcgGCAGCCTCCGGAGGTTCAGGACCCCCTCCTCTTATTTTGGGCCCCAGGACCTCAACCACTGCATTACAGGGCCAGAGAGGCTTGGTCCAGTCTGGCCTCATCAGAGTTGGAAATAGTGCTAACATGCTG GCCTCGGCAGTTAATTTGAAAGGCTCCCCctcaggaggcagcagtgtgtctgGGGTCAGTGTGAACGACTCTCCAGCCAGTCGCCAAGCTGCTGCTAAACTCGCGCTACGGAAACAATTGGAAAAGACCCTCTTGGAGATCCCACCGCCCAAGCCCCCCGCCCCAGAGTTCAACTTCCTACCCTCAGCAGCCAATAATGAGTTCATCTACCTGGTAGGACTTGAGGAAGTGGTGCATAACCTGCTGGATACTATCCATAGAG GAAAGACAGGTGTAGCACTGTCCAAGCCTGTCGTCAAAGAGCCTTTCATCTGTAGTCAGTGCAAGACGGACTTCACCTGCCGCTGGAGGCAAGACAAGACTAAAGGTGGAACAATGCTCTGTGAAGACTGCATGTCGTCCAATCAGAAAAAGGCTCTGAAAGCGGAGCATACCAGCAGGCTGAAAGCTGCGTTTGTTAAAGCGCTGCAACAAGAGCAGGAAATCGAGCAGCGGATCATTCAGCAGACGTCTTCGCTGGTCTCCCACGGtagctcctcgtcctcttcatcGACGTCTTCATCGATGAAGGCAGAGCAGCTTGTGTCTCAGCATCTGAAACAGGTTCATGCCAGAGCGTCCTCCCTGCAGCACCACCACCAGGCCAGTCGAGCAGCCAACATCATTCACCATCACTCCATTAAGCAG AGTTCCGAGGGACAGCTGTCCCACGGTGGCTCATCAGTGGGGGTGAGAGGTGTCCCCcattccttctcctcctcctcccagctgcAGAGTGCAGTGGCGGCCGCAGCCTTGGTCAGCCGGCCAGGTAAGCATGCCCATGTTTCCCAGCGTTCTGTCCAGAGTTCAAAGGTGAGCAGCAGTGGATTCCGCGGCGGCAGGCATATCAGCGGAGGTAGTGCATCATCCACTGCATGGAAGAAgcagagcaacagcagcaaag GGGTGACCATGGCCTACGTGAACCCCAGCCTGACAGGTCACAAGATGTCCGCCACTGTGGACGCTCGTCAGAGGGAGTACCTGCTGGGAATGATCCCCTCGCGCTCGAACATCTCGCAGACTGCAAACACATGGAAATAA